The following proteins are encoded in a genomic region of Hippocampus zosterae strain Florida chromosome 2, ASM2543408v3, whole genome shotgun sequence:
- the b3galt4 gene encoding beta-1,3-galactosyltransferase 9 has translation MVVRGLWRCIPRLGKRGGRSGFLSCLCVAIISVAVFALLFVDIIEYWITSLRMSAVREPHVRIFPPQNVPPTRPEEFLLMPSPLVCQRAKPYLITMVISAPAHHRARQAIRDTWGGESNVSGLRVMTLFMLGVPSDTGLGKMLFEEAREQGDLVQGRFLDSYANLTLKTLALQSWVRRFCPQAHFVAKVDDDVLFNPSALLHLLNKSRSPYEQSDLYLGKVHLRVAPNRDPRSKHYVPNEAYPSSVFPDYCSGTAYVLSRSALLKISLAASVSPLSTAQPPEDVFVGVCAQAAGILPTHSPLFSGGPPMPYGRCCYQAMVSVHNIPPRDMLYYWADIHSSGQCLWLSTRASLCMCKVGALLGSTLDLWKAA, from the coding sequence ATGGTCGTTCGGGGGCTGTGGAGATGCATACCAAGGTTGGGAAAACGAGGGGGGCGCTCTGGCTTCTTGTCGTGCCTGTGCGTGGCGATCATTAGCGTTGCCGTCTTCGCGTTGCTCTTCGTGGACATCATTGAGTACTGGATCACGTCTCTGCGGATGAGCGCCGTGCGGGAGCCACATGTCCGCATATTCCCCCCACAGAACGTCCCTCCCACCAGACCCGAGGAGTTTCTGCTCATGCCCAGTCCGCTGGTGTGCCAGCGTGCCAAGCCGTACCTCATCACCATGGTTATCTCGGCCCCTGCTCACCACAGGGCACGACAAGCCATCAGGGACACGTGGGGCGGGGAGAGCAACGTGAGTGGTTTGAGGGTCATGACCCTCTTCATGCTGGGTGTTCCATCTGACACAGGACTGGGCAAAATGCTCTTTGAGGAGGCTAGGGAGCAAGGGGACTTGGTTCAAGGGCGTTTCCTGGACTCGTACGCCAACCTGACCCTGAAAACTTTAGCCCTGCAGAGCTGGGTGCGCCGCTTCTGCCCCCAGGCTCACTTTGTGGCCAAAGTGGATGACGACGTCCTATTCAATCCCAGCGCACTCCTGCACCTATTGAACAAGAGCCGCAGCCCGTACGAACAAAGTGACTTGTATCTCGGCAAAGTGCATCTCCGCGTGGCTCCGAACCGGGACCCTCGCAGCAAGCATTATGTCCCGAATGAGGCCTACCCGTCATCTGTTTTTCCAGACTATTGCAGTGGTACAGCATATGTTCTATCCCGTTCCGCATTGCTCAAAATATCATTGGCTGCCTCTGTGTCGCCCCTATCCACGGCTCAACCCCCCGAAGATGTGTTTGTGGGGGTGTGTGCCCAGGCAGCTGGCATCCTGCCTACACACTCCCCCCTGTTCTCTGGTGGACCACCTATGCCGTATGGACGCTGCTGCTACCAAGCCATGGTGTCGGTGCACAACATTCCACCTCGTGATATGCTGTACTACTGGGCTGATATCCACTCATCGGGACAGTGCCTGTGGTTGAGCACGCGAGCATCCTTGTGCATGTGCAAAGTCGGTGCCCTGCTGGGCTCAACGCTTGACCTGTGGAAGGCGGCGTGA